One window from the genome of Malus domestica chromosome 01, GDT2T_hap1 encodes:
- the LOC103430235 gene encoding uncharacterized protein isoform X6: MIFLAISSIFSVKEEARSTEGLDRSSLHWVRESPVSVDREKISKGIVISTLLICFAVRAKWSRVVFTDSISFMHSFLRSRCFVSLCAFGYLELCAFCLCYDGDRWNIQLLQYDFGGRKDLVKFVKTVAEAGLGFPLWLHFIPGIRLRTDNEPFKAEMQRFTKKIVDMMKEKLYASQGGPIILSQDGYENAYFSHQDLLTE, encoded by the exons ATGATCTTTCTAGCTATCTCTTCAATTTTCTCT GTAAAGGAAGAAGCCAGAAGCACTGAAGGACTTGATAGGAGCTCCCTTCATTGGGTTAGAGAG TCCCCAGTTTCAGTCGACCGGGAAAAGATTAGCAAAGGGATTGTTATTTCAACATTGCTGATTTGCTTTGCTGTGAGAGCAAAATGGTCACGCGTGGTCTTCACCGACTCAATTTCATTTATGCACAGTTTTCTTCGTTCTCGATGTTTTGTCTCGCTTTGTGCTTTTGGTTATCTTGAATTATGTGCATTTTGTCTTTGTTATGATGGTGACCGGTGGAACATACAACTTTTGCAGTATGATTTTGGGGGAAGAAAGGATTTGGTTAAATTTGTGAAGACAGTAGCAGAAGCTGGCCT tGGCTTTCCTCTTTGGTTGCATTTCATACCCGGAATTCGGTTGCGAACGGACAATGAGCCGTTCaag GCAGAAATGCAGCGGTTCACGAAAAAAATTGTTGATATGATGAAGGAGAAGCTTTATGCATCTCAGGGAGGACCCATCATTTTATCCCAG GATGGTTACGAAAATGCCTACTTTTCTCATCAAGATCTTTTAACCGAGTAG
- the LOC103430235 gene encoding uncharacterized protein isoform X3 gives MIFLAISSIFSVKEEARSTEGLDRSSLHWVRESPVSVDREKISKGIVISTLLICFAVRAKWSRVVFTDSISFMHSFLRSRCFVSLCAFGYLELCAFCLCYDGDRWNIQLLQYDFGGRKDLVKFVKTVAEAGLGFPLWLHFIPGIRLRTDNEPFKAEMQRFTKKIVDMMKEKLYASQGGPIILSQIENEYGNIDEPKCGTKCKHHYEVIDIEFVGFRFQC, from the exons ATGATCTTTCTAGCTATCTCTTCAATTTTCTCT GTAAAGGAAGAAGCCAGAAGCACTGAAGGACTTGATAGGAGCTCCCTTCATTGGGTTAGAGAG TCCCCAGTTTCAGTCGACCGGGAAAAGATTAGCAAAGGGATTGTTATTTCAACATTGCTGATTTGCTTTGCTGTGAGAGCAAAATGGTCACGCGTGGTCTTCACCGACTCAATTTCATTTATGCACAGTTTTCTTCGTTCTCGATGTTTTGTCTCGCTTTGTGCTTTTGGTTATCTTGAATTATGTGCATTTTGTCTTTGTTATGATGGTGACCGGTGGAACATACAACTTTTGCAGTATGATTTTGGGGGAAGAAAGGATTTGGTTAAATTTGTGAAGACAGTAGCAGAAGCTGGCCT tGGCTTTCCTCTTTGGTTGCATTTCATACCCGGAATTCGGTTGCGAACGGACAATGAGCCGTTCaag GCAGAAATGCAGCGGTTCACGAAAAAAATTGTTGATATGATGAAGGAGAAGCTTTATGCATCTCAGGGAGGACCCATCATTTTATCCCAG ATTGAAAACGAGTATGGAAACATTGATGAGccaaaatgtggtacaaaatgTAAGCATCACTATGAAGTGATTGATATAGAGTTTGTAGGCTTTCGTTTTCAATGTTGA
- the LOC103430235 gene encoding uncharacterized protein isoform X1, which yields MIFLAISSIFSVKEEARSTEGLDRSSLHWVRESPVSVDREKISKGIVISTLLICFAVRAKWSRVVFTDSISFMHSFLRSRCFVSLCAFGYLELCAFCLCYDGDRWNIQLLQYDFGGRKDLVKFVKTVAEAGLGFPLWLHFIPGIRLRTDNEPFKAEMQRFTKKIVDMMKEKLYASQGGPIILSQVNCCLNCTRLKTSMETLMSQNVVQNISSLLFSSVVGFEIPISDVKFTSQDGYENAYFSHQDLLTE from the exons ATGATCTTTCTAGCTATCTCTTCAATTTTCTCT GTAAAGGAAGAAGCCAGAAGCACTGAAGGACTTGATAGGAGCTCCCTTCATTGGGTTAGAGAG TCCCCAGTTTCAGTCGACCGGGAAAAGATTAGCAAAGGGATTGTTATTTCAACATTGCTGATTTGCTTTGCTGTGAGAGCAAAATGGTCACGCGTGGTCTTCACCGACTCAATTTCATTTATGCACAGTTTTCTTCGTTCTCGATGTTTTGTCTCGCTTTGTGCTTTTGGTTATCTTGAATTATGTGCATTTTGTCTTTGTTATGATGGTGACCGGTGGAACATACAACTTTTGCAGTATGATTTTGGGGGAAGAAAGGATTTGGTTAAATTTGTGAAGACAGTAGCAGAAGCTGGCCT tGGCTTTCCTCTTTGGTTGCATTTCATACCCGGAATTCGGTTGCGAACGGACAATGAGCCGTTCaag GCAGAAATGCAGCGGTTCACGAAAAAAATTGTTGATATGATGAAGGAGAAGCTTTATGCATCTCAGGGAGGACCCATCATTTTATCCCAG GTTAATTGTTGTTTAAATTGTACCAGATTGAAAACGAGTATGGAAACATTGATGAGccaaaatgtggtacaaaat ATTTCTTCTTTGCTGTTTTCCTCTGTGGTGGGTTTTGAAATTCCAATTTCGGATGTCAAATTCACTTCTCAGGATGGTTACGAAAATGCCTACTTTTCTCATCAAGATCTTTTAACCGAGTAG
- the LOC103430235 gene encoding uncharacterized protein isoform X2, translating into MIFLAISSIFSVKEEARSTEGLDRSSLHWVRESPVSVDREKISKGIVISTLLICFAVRAKWSRVVFTDSISFMHSFLRSRCFVSLCAFGYLELCAFCLCYDGDRWNIQLLQYDFGGRKDLVKFVKTVAEAGLGFPLWLHFIPGIRLRTDNEPFKAEMQRFTKKIVDMMKEKLYASQGGPIILSQVNCCLNCTRLKTSMETLMSQNVVQNDGYENAYFSHQDLLTE; encoded by the exons ATGATCTTTCTAGCTATCTCTTCAATTTTCTCT GTAAAGGAAGAAGCCAGAAGCACTGAAGGACTTGATAGGAGCTCCCTTCATTGGGTTAGAGAG TCCCCAGTTTCAGTCGACCGGGAAAAGATTAGCAAAGGGATTGTTATTTCAACATTGCTGATTTGCTTTGCTGTGAGAGCAAAATGGTCACGCGTGGTCTTCACCGACTCAATTTCATTTATGCACAGTTTTCTTCGTTCTCGATGTTTTGTCTCGCTTTGTGCTTTTGGTTATCTTGAATTATGTGCATTTTGTCTTTGTTATGATGGTGACCGGTGGAACATACAACTTTTGCAGTATGATTTTGGGGGAAGAAAGGATTTGGTTAAATTTGTGAAGACAGTAGCAGAAGCTGGCCT tGGCTTTCCTCTTTGGTTGCATTTCATACCCGGAATTCGGTTGCGAACGGACAATGAGCCGTTCaag GCAGAAATGCAGCGGTTCACGAAAAAAATTGTTGATATGATGAAGGAGAAGCTTTATGCATCTCAGGGAGGACCCATCATTTTATCCCAG GTTAATTGTTGTTTAAATTGTACCAGATTGAAAACGAGTATGGAAACATTGATGAGccaaaatgtggtacaaaat GATGGTTACGAAAATGCCTACTTTTCTCATCAAGATCTTTTAACCGAGTAG
- the LOC103430235 gene encoding uncharacterized protein isoform X4, whose protein sequence is MIFLAISSIFSVKEEARSTEGLDRSSLHWVRESPVSVDREKISKGIVISTLLICFAVRAKWSRVVFTDSISFMHSFLRSRCFVSLCAFGYLELCAFCLCYDGDRWNIQLLQYDFGGRKDLVKFVKTVAEAGLGFPLWLHFIPGIRLRTDNEPFKAEMQRFTKKIVDMMKEKLYASQGGPIILSQIENEYGNIDEPKCGTKYFFFAVFLCGGF, encoded by the exons ATGATCTTTCTAGCTATCTCTTCAATTTTCTCT GTAAAGGAAGAAGCCAGAAGCACTGAAGGACTTGATAGGAGCTCCCTTCATTGGGTTAGAGAG TCCCCAGTTTCAGTCGACCGGGAAAAGATTAGCAAAGGGATTGTTATTTCAACATTGCTGATTTGCTTTGCTGTGAGAGCAAAATGGTCACGCGTGGTCTTCACCGACTCAATTTCATTTATGCACAGTTTTCTTCGTTCTCGATGTTTTGTCTCGCTTTGTGCTTTTGGTTATCTTGAATTATGTGCATTTTGTCTTTGTTATGATGGTGACCGGTGGAACATACAACTTTTGCAGTATGATTTTGGGGGAAGAAAGGATTTGGTTAAATTTGTGAAGACAGTAGCAGAAGCTGGCCT tGGCTTTCCTCTTTGGTTGCATTTCATACCCGGAATTCGGTTGCGAACGGACAATGAGCCGTTCaag GCAGAAATGCAGCGGTTCACGAAAAAAATTGTTGATATGATGAAGGAGAAGCTTTATGCATCTCAGGGAGGACCCATCATTTTATCCCAG ATTGAAAACGAGTATGGAAACATTGATGAGccaaaatgtggtacaaaat ATTTCTTCTTTGCTGTTTTCCTCTGTGGTGGGTTTTGA
- the LOC103430235 gene encoding uncharacterized protein isoform X5, protein MIFLAISSIFSVKEEARSTEGLDRSSLHWVRESPVSVDREKISKGIVISTLLICFAVRAKWSRVVFTDSISFMHSFLRSRCFVSLCAFGYLELCAFCLCYDGDRWNIQLLQYDFGGRKDLVKFVKTVAEAGLGFPLWLHFIPGIRLRTDNEPFKAEMQRFTKKIVDMMKEKLYASQGGPIILSQIENEYGNIDEPKCGTK, encoded by the exons ATGATCTTTCTAGCTATCTCTTCAATTTTCTCT GTAAAGGAAGAAGCCAGAAGCACTGAAGGACTTGATAGGAGCTCCCTTCATTGGGTTAGAGAG TCCCCAGTTTCAGTCGACCGGGAAAAGATTAGCAAAGGGATTGTTATTTCAACATTGCTGATTTGCTTTGCTGTGAGAGCAAAATGGTCACGCGTGGTCTTCACCGACTCAATTTCATTTATGCACAGTTTTCTTCGTTCTCGATGTTTTGTCTCGCTTTGTGCTTTTGGTTATCTTGAATTATGTGCATTTTGTCTTTGTTATGATGGTGACCGGTGGAACATACAACTTTTGCAGTATGATTTTGGGGGAAGAAAGGATTTGGTTAAATTTGTGAAGACAGTAGCAGAAGCTGGCCT tGGCTTTCCTCTTTGGTTGCATTTCATACCCGGAATTCGGTTGCGAACGGACAATGAGCCGTTCaag GCAGAAATGCAGCGGTTCACGAAAAAAATTGTTGATATGATGAAGGAGAAGCTTTATGCATCTCAGGGAGGACCCATCATTTTATCCCAG ATTGAAAACGAGTATGGAAACATTGATGAGccaaaatgtggtacaaaat GA
- the LOC139197459 gene encoding uncharacterized protein, with protein sequence MAKYNSALFRITSQMKLYRDTITEEDMLEKTFSTFHAFNMLLHQEKGKNHGGQSHNQVPRKNSGPSLKNVNRHKGKAHMNNVPRNSEGACHRCGGNGHWVRTCRTLKHLVDLYQASLKEKGVETNFLDQAKPMDIPDPVCDLSGQLKGS encoded by the exons ATGGCAAAGTACAATTCTGCGTTGTTCAGAATTACATCTCAAATGAAGCTCTATAGGGATACCATTACTGAGGAAGATatgctggaaaagactttcagcacatttCATGCCTTTAACATGCTCCTGCATCAGGA gaaaggcaagaaccatggtggtCAGTCTCACAACCAAGTTCCAAGGAAAAATTCAGGCCCGAGCTTAAAAAATGTgaatcgccacaaaggcaaagctcatatgaacaatGTTCCCAGAAACTCTGAAGGAgcctgccataggtgtggtggcaatgggcatTGGGTGCGTACTTGTCGTACCCTAAAACATCTGGTGGATCTGTATCAAGCCTCcctcaaggagaagggtgtcgagaccaattttctcgaccaggctaaaccaatggatatacctgatccagTGTGTGACTTATCAGGGCAGTTGAAGGGCAGTTGA
- the LOC103423168 gene encoding trans-resveratrol di-O-methyltransferase-like isoform X1, whose protein sequence is MGLSNGEVGATSHELLGAQAQIWNHMFQFINSMALKCAVQLGIPDVIHNHGQPISLSELIAALNVHPSRAHFVSRLMRILVHSDFFAQHHHVHRGCDDMEEEEAVVLYSLTPTSRLLLKDGPSNTTPLILMILDPVLTTPFHLMGAWLQMNGGDDPATICTPFKMENGMPFWDLAAQEPRFGNLFDEAMEADSKLLGREVVEECGGVFEGLKSLVDVGGGTGTMAKAIANAFPSINCIVFDQPHVVANLLGSTHNLGFVGGDMFVEIPPANAILLKWILHDWSDEESVKILKKCREAILLSKNDEGNKKIIIIDIVVGHVDKKEKMVDKKSIETQLMFDMLMMSTVTGKERSESEWKKIFLAAGFTHYNITHTFGFRSLIELYP, encoded by the exons atgggtttGAGTAATGGTGAAGTGGGTGCTACTAGCCATGAGCTTCTTGGAGCTCAAGCTCAGATTTGGAACCACATGTTCCAGTTCATAAACTCCATGGCACTCAAATGTGCAGTTCAACTAGGCATCCCAGACGTGATTCACAACCACGGCCAACCCATCTCTCTTTCCGAGCTCATCGCTGCGCTCAATGTCCACCCTTCGAGAGCTCATTTCGTCTCACGCCTGATGCGCATCCTCGTCCACTCCGATTTCTTTGCACAACATCATCATGTTCATCGTGGTTGTGACGatatggaggaagaagaagctgtTGTATTGTATAGCCTAACACCAACTTCTAGGCTTCTTCTCAAAGACGGGCCATCAAACACCACACCACTTATACTCATGATACTCGATCCG GTACTGACAACCCCATTTCACTTGATGGGAGCTTGGTTGCAGATGAACGGTGGTGATGATCCAGCTACTATATGTACACCATTTAAAATGGAAAATGGAATGCCCTTTTGGGATTTGGCAGCTCAGGAACCAAGGTTCGGTAACTTGTTTGATGAAGCAATGGAGGCTGACTCCAAGCTTCTCGGAAGGGAGGTGGTGGAAGAGTGTGGAGGAGTTTTTGAGGGCTTGAAATCCCTGGTGGATGTTGGAGGAGGAACAGGAACCATGGCCAAGGCCATTGCCAATGCATTCCCCAGCATCAACTGCATTGTGTTTGACCAACCACATGTGGTGGCTAACTTGCTAGGAAGCACCCATAATTTGGGTTTTGTGGGGGGAGACATGTTTGTGGAAATACCCCCAGCAAATGCAATTTTGCTCAAG TGGATTCTGCATGATTGGAGCGATGAAGAAAGCGTAAAGATATTGAAGAAGTGTAGAGAAGCAATACTTCTGAGCAAAAATGATGAAGGGAATAAGAAGATTATCATCATAGACATAGTTGTGGGACATGTCGATAAAAAGGAGAAGATGGTGGATAAGAAATCAATTGAAACCCAACTGATGTTTGATATGCTGATGATGTCTACCGTCACTGGCAAAGAGCGTAGCGAATCAGAATGGAAAAAGATCTTTTTGGCTGCTGGTTTCACTCACTATAACATCACTCATACGTTCGGTTTCAGGTCTCTTATTGAACTTTACCCTTGA
- the LOC103423168 gene encoding probable O-methyltransferase 3 isoform X2, which produces MGLSNGEVGATSHELLGAQAQIWNHMFQFINSMALKCAVQLGIPDVIHNHGQPISLSELIAALNVHPSRAHFVSRLMRILVHSDFFAQHHHVHRGCDDMEEEEAVVLYSLTPTSRLLLKDGPSNTTPLILMILDPMNGGDDPATICTPFKMENGMPFWDLAAQEPRFGNLFDEAMEADSKLLGREVVEECGGVFEGLKSLVDVGGGTGTMAKAIANAFPSINCIVFDQPHVVANLLGSTHNLGFVGGDMFVEIPPANAILLKWILHDWSDEESVKILKKCREAILLSKNDEGNKKIIIIDIVVGHVDKKEKMVDKKSIETQLMFDMLMMSTVTGKERSESEWKKIFLAAGFTHYNITHTFGFRSLIELYP; this is translated from the exons atgggtttGAGTAATGGTGAAGTGGGTGCTACTAGCCATGAGCTTCTTGGAGCTCAAGCTCAGATTTGGAACCACATGTTCCAGTTCATAAACTCCATGGCACTCAAATGTGCAGTTCAACTAGGCATCCCAGACGTGATTCACAACCACGGCCAACCCATCTCTCTTTCCGAGCTCATCGCTGCGCTCAATGTCCACCCTTCGAGAGCTCATTTCGTCTCACGCCTGATGCGCATCCTCGTCCACTCCGATTTCTTTGCACAACATCATCATGTTCATCGTGGTTGTGACGatatggaggaagaagaagctgtTGTATTGTATAGCCTAACACCAACTTCTAGGCTTCTTCTCAAAGACGGGCCATCAAACACCACACCACTTATACTCATGATACTCGATCCG ATGAACGGTGGTGATGATCCAGCTACTATATGTACACCATTTAAAATGGAAAATGGAATGCCCTTTTGGGATTTGGCAGCTCAGGAACCAAGGTTCGGTAACTTGTTTGATGAAGCAATGGAGGCTGACTCCAAGCTTCTCGGAAGGGAGGTGGTGGAAGAGTGTGGAGGAGTTTTTGAGGGCTTGAAATCCCTGGTGGATGTTGGAGGAGGAACAGGAACCATGGCCAAGGCCATTGCCAATGCATTCCCCAGCATCAACTGCATTGTGTTTGACCAACCACATGTGGTGGCTAACTTGCTAGGAAGCACCCATAATTTGGGTTTTGTGGGGGGAGACATGTTTGTGGAAATACCCCCAGCAAATGCAATTTTGCTCAAG TGGATTCTGCATGATTGGAGCGATGAAGAAAGCGTAAAGATATTGAAGAAGTGTAGAGAAGCAATACTTCTGAGCAAAAATGATGAAGGGAATAAGAAGATTATCATCATAGACATAGTTGTGGGACATGTCGATAAAAAGGAGAAGATGGTGGATAAGAAATCAATTGAAACCCAACTGATGTTTGATATGCTGATGATGTCTACCGTCACTGGCAAAGAGCGTAGCGAATCAGAATGGAAAAAGATCTTTTTGGCTGCTGGTTTCACTCACTATAACATCACTCATACGTTCGGTTTCAGGTCTCTTATTGAACTTTACCCTTGA